A region of Marnyiella aurantia DNA encodes the following proteins:
- a CDS encoding DNA-3-methyladenine glycosylase I translates to MEIIRCPWCEKDDLYRKYHDEEWGRPVFDDSVIFEFLVLESFQAGLSWYTILKKRENFRKAFDGFDYRKIALYNELKTAELLQDQGIVRNRLKILATVHNAQRFLEVQQESGSFSDYIWAFVDGTPVINRPITLADVPATSAVSDALAKDLKKRGFKFLGSTVMYAHMQATGMVDDHLISCHCKK, encoded by the coding sequence ATGGAAATTATAAGGTGCCCATGGTGTGAGAAGGATGACCTTTACCGAAAATATCATGATGAGGAATGGGGAAGGCCGGTTTTTGATGACTCGGTAATTTTTGAATTCCTGGTGCTCGAAAGTTTTCAGGCCGGCCTTTCATGGTACACAATTCTTAAAAAGCGCGAAAATTTCAGAAAGGCTTTCGATGGTTTTGATTACCGGAAAATTGCTCTATATAATGAACTTAAAACTGCTGAACTGCTGCAGGATCAGGGTATTGTGCGCAACAGGCTAAAGATTCTGGCCACTGTACATAATGCCCAGCGTTTTCTGGAAGTACAGCAGGAATCCGGAAGCTTCTCGGATTATATATGGGCATTTGTAGACGGAACACCGGTCATAAACAGACCCATTACCCTTGCTGATGTGCCTGCTACGAGTGCAGTTTCGGATGCTCTTGCCAAAGATTTAAAGAAACGTGGATTTAAATTCTTAGGTTCTACAGTGATGTACGCACACATGCAGGCCACGGGAATGGTGGACGATCATTTAATTTCCTGCCATTGTAAGAAATAG
- a CDS encoding nucleoside phosphorylase, with translation MINKLAASELVLNADGSVYHLNLLPEDLAPKVILVGDPDRVPKVSKYFDTIEIKKNKREFYTHTGTLRGERITVMSTGIGTENIDIVMNELDALVNIDLKAKEFRSEHQSLELFRLGTCGSVNPDIEVDNMLVTQNVVGLDGLLHFYQDYSFENEFSRNFMAKFPYDKIKPMLYFSDWAEDISAYYADAKYHGNTATFPGFYAPQGRQLRLKALDDQFLETLNELGVSNFEMETSAIYGLSKLLGHKAITVNCVIANRRRGEFSADHQKSEANMIEWVLERIIK, from the coding sequence ATGATCAATAAACTAGCGGCTTCGGAACTGGTTCTTAATGCAGACGGAAGTGTATACCACCTGAACCTTTTGCCGGAAGACCTGGCACCAAAAGTGATCCTGGTTGGGGACCCGGACCGGGTACCAAAGGTTTCAAAGTATTTCGATACCATTGAGATTAAAAAAAACAAAAGGGAATTTTACACACATACCGGAACGCTTCGCGGTGAACGGATTACTGTTATGTCCACAGGGATTGGAACAGAGAACATCGATATCGTGATGAACGAGCTTGATGCGCTGGTAAACATTGACCTGAAAGCAAAGGAATTCCGCAGCGAGCATCAGTCGCTGGAGCTTTTCCGTTTGGGAACCTGCGGCAGCGTGAACCCGGACATTGAAGTAGATAATATGCTTGTAACGCAGAATGTGGTAGGTCTGGACGGACTGCTGCATTTTTATCAGGACTACTCCTTTGAAAATGAATTTTCGCGGAACTTCATGGCCAAATTCCCATATGATAAAATAAAACCCATGCTCTACTTCTCTGATTGGGCAGAGGATATTTCTGCATATTATGCAGATGCCAAATACCATGGCAATACGGCTACCTTCCCGGGTTTCTACGCGCCACAGGGCAGGCAGCTGCGTCTGAAAGCACTGGATGACCAGTTCCTGGAAACACTGAATGAACTTGGCGTAAGTAATTTTGAGATGGAAACATCAGCAATCTACGGTCTTTCAAAACTGTTGGGGCATAAGGCAATCACCGTTAACTGCGTTATCGCCAACAGGCGTCGCGGTGAATTCTCTGCAGATCACCAGAAATCGGAAGCCAATATGATAGAATGGGTACTGGAACGGATCATTAAATAA
- a CDS encoding translation initiation factor, translating into MDIRDQLKNLFPDHDEQDFTMPEEKFVQREPLICKFEKKGRNGKPVTVIEGFEGSDSDLKVISKKIKTTFGIGGSEKDGTIVIQGDNRDKIMKMLHDMGYKTKRVGG; encoded by the coding sequence ATGGATATACGGGATCAACTGAAAAATCTCTTCCCAGATCACGATGAGCAGGATTTTACAATGCCTGAGGAAAAGTTTGTACAGCGCGAACCACTCATCTGCAAATTTGAAAAAAAAGGCCGGAACGGAAAACCGGTGACGGTTATTGAAGGTTTTGAAGGTTCAGATTCGGACCTTAAGGTCATTTCAAAAAAAATAAAGACCACATTTGGGATCGGTGGCTCTGAAAAAGACGGAACCATAGTTATACAGGGTGATAACCGTGACAAGATAATGAAAATGCTTCACGATATGGGTTACAAAACAAAACGCGTTGGCGGCTGA
- the gpmI gene encoding 2,3-bisphosphoglycerate-independent phosphoglycerate mutase — MSKKALLAILDGWGLGTDPAVSALAQANTPFIDRCLRDFPNTTLEASGIAVGLPFGQMGNSEVGHMNLGAGRVVYQNLVRLNMAVENATLGKENVITEAFQYANEYNKNVHFIGLCSDGGVHSHINHLKGLLTAAFENGIADKTFVHAFTDGRDCDPHSGVGFIEELLNHMKVTGGHLASVTGRYYAMDRDKRWERVKQAYDAMVKGVGIRTRDVLQTMRESYQAGITDEFLKPLICLKESHLPMTKIENGDVVICFNFRTDRGREITEALCQKDFPDFGMHRQDLYYVTLTNYDKDFKGVRVVFNEEVLQETMGEVLERHGKSQIRVAETEKYPHVTFFFSGGREEPFENEKRILCPSPKDVPTYDFKPEMSAYDIVENILPEIEAATADFICLNFANADMVGHTGVFEAAVKAAETVDQCIEKVAVAAYENGYAVFIMADHGNSDFMINPDGSPNTQHSTNLVPLIVMDPEKTWKLSPGKLGDVAPSILKVMGIEPPAAMTGEILVE; from the coding sequence ATGTCAAAAAAAGCATTGTTAGCCATACTTGACGGCTGGGGTTTAGGTACAGATCCGGCGGTTTCGGCACTGGCTCAGGCAAATACTCCTTTCATTGACCGCTGCCTGCGTGATTTCCCCAATACAACATTGGAAGCCAGCGGTATCGCTGTAGGATTACCTTTCGGACAGATGGGCAATTCAGAAGTGGGCCACATGAATCTTGGCGCCGGCCGGGTGGTTTACCAGAATCTGGTGAGACTGAATATGGCAGTTGAAAATGCCACCCTTGGCAAGGAAAACGTAATTACCGAAGCATTCCAGTATGCCAACGAATATAACAAAAACGTACATTTTATAGGACTTTGCTCAGACGGAGGCGTCCATTCCCATATCAACCATCTGAAAGGTCTGCTTACCGCAGCCTTTGAAAACGGCATTGCCGACAAGACCTTTGTACATGCGTTTACAGACGGACGGGACTGCGATCCTCATTCGGGTGTAGGTTTCATAGAGGAGTTGCTGAACCATATGAAAGTAACCGGTGGCCATCTGGCCTCTGTAACAGGCAGGTATTACGCTATGGACCGCGACAAAAGGTGGGAACGGGTAAAGCAGGCTTATGATGCTATGGTGAAAGGCGTTGGTATCCGTACCCGCGACGTCCTGCAAACCATGAGGGAATCGTATCAGGCAGGAATAACGGATGAATTCCTGAAACCGCTTATTTGCCTTAAAGAAAGTCATCTTCCGATGACTAAGATCGAGAATGGCGACGTGGTTATCTGCTTTAACTTCCGTACCGACCGCGGACGGGAGATCACTGAGGCGCTTTGTCAGAAGGACTTTCCGGATTTTGGGATGCACAGGCAGGATTTGTATTATGTAACGCTGACCAACTATGATAAAGACTTCAAAGGCGTCAGGGTGGTCTTTAACGAAGAGGTACTTCAGGAAACGATGGGTGAGGTTCTGGAAAGACACGGAAAATCACAGATCCGTGTAGCCGAGACTGAAAAATATCCTCACGTAACTTTCTTCTTTTCCGGCGGTCGCGAAGAACCGTTTGAAAATGAGAAGCGTATTCTCTGTCCAAGCCCGAAGGATGTGCCGACCTATGACTTCAAGCCGGAAATGTCGGCTTATGATATTGTTGAAAATATACTACCTGAAATAGAAGCTGCAACTGCCGATTTTATCTGTCTGAATTTCGCCAATGCAGATATGGTGGGTCATACAGGCGTCTTCGAAGCAGCGGTTAAAGCTGCAGAAACCGTGGATCAATGCATTGAAAAAGTAGCTGTGGCGGCTTACGAAAATGGTTATGCGGTTTTTATCATGGCAGACCACGGTAATTCAGATTTTATGATCAATCCGGACGGATCGCCTAATACCCAGCATTCGACTAATCTGGTACCGCTTATTGTGATGGATCCGGAAAAAACGTGGAAACTTTCCCCCGGAAAACTTGGTGATGTGGCACCTTCTATACTGAAGGTCATGGGCATTGAGCCACCCGCAGCCATGACCGGTGAAATCCTGGTGGAATAG
- a CDS encoding acyl-ACP desaturase — translation MYNKLVRLEVMKNLGTEVNDFIASYLTPVEKIWQPTDFLPDPSAESFKYDVEELQTYAREMGYDLFVTLIGDCITEEALPSYESWIMGIDGVDQEERSGWSQWVRSWTAEENRHGDLLNKYLYLCGRVNMREMEITTHYLIQDGFDLGTSMDPYRNFIYTSFQETATNISHRRVGSLAKQTGNTKLSRMCGVIAADEARHAKAYKHFVTRIFELDPSEMMLAFEDMMRKKIVMPAHLMRESGQKAGELWGHFSDAAQRAMVYTGQDYINILSELLDDWKIEHVDGLNEQAQKAQEYLMKLPGRLQRITDRLATPDQEYQFKWVKS, via the coding sequence ATGTACAACAAACTGGTTAGACTGGAAGTAATGAAGAATCTGGGTACGGAGGTAAACGATTTTATCGCCTCATACCTTACTCCCGTTGAAAAAATTTGGCAGCCTACCGACTTTTTGCCGGATCCCTCTGCCGAAAGTTTCAAATATGATGTGGAAGAACTGCAAACCTATGCACGTGAGATGGGCTATGACCTTTTCGTTACACTGATTGGTGACTGTATTACGGAAGAGGCACTCCCAAGTTACGAGTCATGGATTATGGGTATTGACGGTGTAGACCAGGAAGAACGGAGTGGCTGGTCGCAGTGGGTGAGAAGCTGGACGGCCGAAGAGAACCGTCATGGCGACCTGCTGAATAAGTACCTTTATCTTTGTGGTCGTGTAAACATGCGTGAAATGGAAATTACCACTCATTATCTCATACAGGATGGTTTTGATTTGGGAACATCTATGGACCCTTATAGAAACTTCATTTATACAAGCTTCCAGGAGACAGCAACCAATATTTCTCACCGCAGGGTAGGGTCTCTGGCCAAGCAGACCGGTAATACCAAACTATCCAGAATGTGCGGCGTGATTGCTGCAGATGAGGCCAGGCACGCAAAGGCTTATAAGCATTTTGTTACCAGAATCTTTGAACTGGATCCATCGGAGATGATGCTTGCCTTTGAAGATATGATGCGCAAGAAAATCGTGATGCCGGCACACCTCATGCGTGAGTCCGGGCAGAAAGCAGGCGAGCTTTGGGGCCATTTTTCAGATGCTGCACAAAGAGCGATGGTTTACACCGGGCAGGATTATATAAACATCCTCAGCGAACTGCTGGACGACTGGAAAATTGAACATGTAGACGGCCTTAATGAGCAGGCTCAGAAAGCGCAGGAATATCTTATGAAACTTCCGGGCAGACTTCAGAGAATCACCGACAGACTTGCCACTCCGGATCAGGAGTATCAGTTCAAGTGGGTTAAAAGCTAG
- a CDS encoding BT0820 family HAD-type phosphatase: MLNNKKLAIDFDGTVVDDAYPGIGKPKTFAFETLKKLQSEGYRLILWTYRHGKSLEEAVEFCRKNGVEFYAVNSSFEGEIFDSENASRKIDADLFIDDRNLGGFPGWGEIYNIINQRIEFRVDGGEVLAYSKIKKDKKKGLFW; the protein is encoded by the coding sequence ATGCTTAACAATAAAAAACTTGCGATAGATTTTGACGGTACCGTGGTTGATGATGCCTATCCCGGCATCGGTAAGCCAAAGACTTTCGCTTTTGAAACCCTTAAGAAACTACAGTCAGAGGGTTATCGCCTCATACTCTGGACCTACAGACACGGTAAATCCCTGGAGGAAGCTGTAGAGTTCTGCAGAAAGAACGGCGTGGAGTTTTACGCTGTTAATTCCAGTTTTGAAGGTGAGATATTCGACAGTGAAAATGCTTCCCGGAAAATTGATGCAGACCTGTTTATAGATGATAGGAACCTGGGCGGATTCCCGGGTTGGGGCGAAATCTACAACATCATCAATCAGCGGATTGAGTTCCGTGTGGATGGTGGAGAAGTGCTGGCATATTCAAAAATTAAAAAAGACAAGAAAAAAGGCCTTTTCTGGTAA
- the map gene encoding type I methionyl aminopeptidase translates to MIHLKTLPELRLMRESAQLVSKTLGLLAKEIKPGATTNHLDKLAGEYIRDNGGEPAFLGMYGFPKNLCISPNAEVVHGIPNDTPLKEGDILSVDCGVFMNGFYGDHAYSFEVGEVAPEVQKLLQVTKESLYKGIEQCVRGKRIGDISYAIQQHCEKHGYGVVRELVGHGLGRKMHEDPQVPNYGRKGSGKVIKDGIAIAIEPMVNMGTEKVKFHDDGWTVTSLDMSPSAHFEHDVCVIAGKPVLLSTYKYIYEALGIVSDEEDRFTLDF, encoded by the coding sequence ATGATTCATCTGAAAACCCTTCCCGAACTGAGGCTGATGCGCGAGAGTGCTCAGTTGGTTTCTAAGACCCTTGGTTTGTTGGCAAAAGAAATAAAACCCGGCGCTACAACCAATCACCTGGATAAACTTGCCGGCGAATATATCCGCGACAATGGTGGCGAACCCGCGTTCCTTGGAATGTACGGTTTCCCCAAGAACCTCTGTATATCTCCTAATGCCGAGGTAGTACACGGTATCCCAAATGATACGCCGCTTAAGGAAGGCGACATCCTGTCTGTAGACTGTGGCGTGTTTATGAACGGCTTCTATGGTGACCACGCCTATTCTTTTGAGGTAGGCGAGGTAGCGCCCGAAGTACAAAAACTTCTTCAAGTGACCAAAGAATCACTGTACAAAGGCATTGAACAGTGTGTTCGCGGTAAGCGTATCGGCGATATTTCCTACGCCATACAGCAGCACTGCGAAAAGCACGGTTACGGAGTTGTGCGCGAACTTGTAGGCCATGGACTTGGCAGAAAAATGCATGAGGATCCTCAGGTTCCCAACTACGGACGCAAAGGCAGCGGAAAAGTCATTAAAGACGGCATTGCAATCGCCATTGAACCAATGGTAAACATGGGTACGGAGAAAGTGAAATTTCACGATGACGGCTGGACGGTAACTTCACTGGATATGTCACCATCTGCACATTTTGAGCATGATGTGTGTGTTATTGCAGGAAAGCCTGTTTTACTATCGACCTATAAATACATTTACGAAGCGCTTGGTATTGTAAGTGATGAGGAGGACCGTTTTACTTTGGATTTTTAA
- a CDS encoding class I SAM-dependent methyltransferase: MKKIFKILLNRIPRPVLINLSVFFRPFIYLFFKGSRFTDPIDGRSYRKFLPYGYGRQRENALSPGTLSLERHRQMWLYLQNETDFFSKNYKVLHIAPEQDFLRRFKKMKNLNYTSADLFSPIVDVKADILDLPFEDESYDIVFCNHVLEHIQDDRKAMSELYRVMRKGGWGILQVPMKTSLQETYEDFSVTDPKERQRLFGQYDHVRWYGMDYFQRLESVGFEVEVNFYSRTFSEADRKKYGLMENEILPVVYKK; encoded by the coding sequence ATGAAGAAAATCTTTAAAATTCTTCTGAACCGCATTCCGCGGCCGGTGCTCATAAATCTGAGTGTCTTTTTCAGGCCGTTCATCTATCTTTTTTTCAAAGGGTCCCGTTTTACTGATCCTATCGACGGAAGGTCGTACCGCAAATTCCTGCCCTACGGTTATGGCAGGCAGCGTGAAAATGCACTTTCGCCGGGCACGCTGAGTCTGGAGAGGCACCGTCAGATGTGGCTGTACCTGCAGAATGAGACCGATTTTTTCAGTAAAAATTATAAAGTTCTTCATATTGCTCCCGAACAGGACTTTCTGAGAAGGTTTAAAAAGATGAAGAATCTGAACTACACCTCCGCAGATCTGTTTTCCCCGATTGTAGATGTAAAAGCCGACATTCTGGATTTACCTTTTGAAGATGAATCGTATGATATCGTTTTCTGCAACCACGTTCTGGAACATATTCAGGATGACCGCAAAGCAATGAGTGAGCTATACCGCGTAATGAGGAAAGGCGGATGGGGAATTCTGCAGGTACCTATGAAGACCTCGCTGCAGGAAACCTATGAAGATTTTTCTGTTACGGATCCTAAGGAGAGGCAGCGGCTTTTCGGGCAGTATGACCATGTACGCTGGTACGGAATGGATTATTTCCAAAGGTTGGAAAGTGTAGGATTTGAAGTAGAGGTCAATTTTTACTCCAGGACATTTTCAGAAGCTGACCGGAAAAAATATGGGCTGATGGAGAATGAAATTCTGCCGGTGGTTTATAAAAAGTAG
- the era gene encoding GTPase Era, whose amino-acid sequence MHKAGFVNIVGKPNAGKSTLLNQLMGEKLSIVTQKAQTTRHRIFGIYNEEDLQIVFSDTPGVLDPKYGLQEKMMDFVKDSLQDADVFLFIVDILDKTEPFEFLVEKLNKIPVPVLILINKIDQSNQEDLERIMQQWHERIPKAEILPISALKAFNTDVILPKLKSLLPENPPYYDKDQYTDKSERFFVNETIREKILLNYEKEIPYSVEVVTEMFKEKEGIIFIDSIIYVERDTQKGIIIGHKGDAIKKVGTEARLDLEKFFSKKIHLNLFVKVKKDWRKNDRDLKNFGYR is encoded by the coding sequence ATGCATAAAGCAGGATTTGTAAATATTGTAGGCAAACCAAACGCCGGAAAGTCCACGCTGCTTAACCAGCTGATGGGCGAAAAACTCTCTATTGTTACTCAGAAAGCGCAAACTACGCGTCACAGGATATTTGGAATTTATAATGAAGAGGATCTTCAGATTGTATTTTCAGATACACCCGGCGTGTTGGATCCCAAGTACGGTCTGCAGGAAAAGATGATGGATTTTGTGAAGGATTCCCTTCAGGACGCCGACGTTTTCCTTTTCATCGTAGATATCCTTGATAAAACGGAGCCGTTTGAATTTCTGGTAGAGAAACTCAACAAAATTCCCGTTCCGGTACTTATTCTCATTAACAAGATAGACCAGTCCAACCAGGAAGACCTGGAAAGAATCATGCAGCAGTGGCATGAGCGGATCCCAAAGGCTGAAATCCTCCCGATTTCTGCACTGAAGGCTTTCAACACAGATGTCATTCTGCCAAAACTAAAATCCCTGCTTCCGGAAAATCCACCTTACTATGACAAAGACCAGTATACTGACAAGTCTGAGCGGTTCTTTGTAAATGAGACCATTCGTGAGAAAATCCTCCTGAACTATGAAAAGGAAATCCCTTACTCCGTGGAAGTTGTAACTGAAATGTTCAAGGAAAAGGAAGGTATTATTTTCATCGATTCCATTATTTATGTGGAACGCGATACACAGAAGGGAATCATTATAGGTCATAAGGGTGATGCCATCAAGAAAGTAGGTACTGAGGCCAGACTGGATCTGGAAAAATTCTTTTCAAAGAAAATTCATCTTAATCTTTTCGTAAAAGTGAAAAAGGACTGGCGTAAGAATGACCGCGACCTGAAGAACTTCGGGTACCGCTAA
- a CDS encoding DoxX family protein — protein sequence MNYFSSVKVNPLIADIVLLVVRIFIGFAMISHGFPKLMQLTSGEEIQFFNFLGLGERFSLILAVIAEFVGSIFIILGLFSRPAVFLLIITMAIAGLIVHSADPFPKREASLIYLSVYLMLFAFGPGRYSIDSMLERRRETAW from the coding sequence ATGAATTATTTCAGTTCAGTTAAAGTAAACCCACTTATTGCAGATATAGTACTTTTAGTGGTGCGGATATTTATTGGTTTTGCCATGATTTCGCATGGTTTCCCCAAACTGATGCAGCTTACGTCCGGAGAGGAAATTCAGTTCTTCAATTTTCTGGGTCTTGGCGAACGTTTTTCCCTGATACTGGCTGTGATTGCAGAATTTGTAGGTTCCATTTTCATTATCCTCGGCCTTTTCAGCCGTCCAGCTGTTTTTCTGCTTATAATTACAATGGCGATAGCAGGGCTTATTGTACACAGTGCTGATCCTTTTCCCAAGCGCGAGGCAAGTCTTATTTACCTGTCTGTATATCTGATGCTTTTTGCTTTCGGACCCGGCCGCTATTCCATTGACAGTATGCTGGAACGCCGGCGTGAAACTGCCTGGTAA
- a CDS encoding SatD family protein translates to MKAVITGDIIKSQSIPSETWHHALRGVFGQENSENWEIYRGDEFQLLLHNAADSFSKAIEIKSRIKSIPGLDVRLSIGIGNQDFQAPKVTQSTGSAFVHSGRTFEKIKAEKITLSIASDFPDFDEVMNITFKWMNSSLDSWSVVSAAIVQIFIKDNNLNQEEVAQQLNVSQSSVSQRLKRANYDLIMQTDRIFRKRISELKA, encoded by the coding sequence ATGAAAGCGGTTATCACCGGAGACATCATCAAATCTCAAAGTATCCCGTCCGAAACCTGGCACCATGCGCTGCGCGGCGTCTTCGGGCAGGAAAACAGCGAAAATTGGGAAATCTACCGTGGCGATGAATTTCAATTACTATTGCACAATGCTGCAGATTCTTTCAGCAAAGCCATCGAAATAAAATCACGTATCAAAAGTATACCTGGACTGGATGTACGTCTTTCCATAGGGATAGGTAACCAGGATTTCCAGGCGCCAAAAGTAACGCAGTCCACCGGTAGTGCATTCGTACATTCCGGACGTACTTTCGAGAAGATTAAAGCCGAGAAAATTACACTAAGTATTGCCTCAGACTTTCCGGATTTTGATGAGGTGATGAACATTACCTTCAAATGGATGAATTCAAGCCTGGACAGCTGGTCTGTAGTATCGGCCGCGATTGTTCAGATCTTCATCAAAGACAATAACCTGAATCAGGAAGAAGTGGCTCAGCAGCTTAATGTTTCCCAGTCATCAGTCAGTCAGCGGCTGAAGCGCGCAAACTATGACCTGATTATGCAGACAGACAGGATTTTTCGCAAACGAATTTCGGAACTAAAGGCATGA
- a CDS encoding DUF3307 domain-containing protein, with protein MILTKLILAHLIGDFILQPTKWVAHKEAKKTASPYLYLHTLIHTGLCMLFLWDLDLWWIAVLVGGSHFIIDALKLHLQKATTKKSWFITDQALHVMVILGVGAATDQLDMKLLMSPQTLIFLTGAVFLTTPVSILIRTLLSAWTPVAMEHGKVQTDSLVNAGKYIGILERLLVFTFIVVNHWEGVGFMIAAKSVFRFSDLAEAKQRKLTEYVLVGTLLSFGIAVLTGVLVKM; from the coding sequence ATGATACTCACTAAACTCATATTGGCTCACCTTATCGGAGATTTTATCTTACAGCCTACCAAATGGGTTGCTCATAAAGAAGCAAAAAAAACCGCAAGTCCATACCTCTATCTTCATACGCTGATCCATACCGGACTCTGTATGCTTTTCCTTTGGGACCTGGATCTCTGGTGGATCGCGGTGCTTGTGGGAGGAAGCCATTTTATTATAGATGCACTGAAACTCCATCTGCAGAAAGCTACTACCAAAAAAAGCTGGTTCATCACAGATCAGGCACTGCATGTGATGGTCATCCTGGGAGTGGGTGCAGCTACGGACCAGTTGGATATGAAGCTTCTCATGAGTCCTCAAACACTGATATTCCTTACCGGTGCGGTATTTCTTACCACACCTGTTTCTATCCTGATCAGGACCCTGCTTTCCGCCTGGACACCAGTAGCCATGGAACATGGTAAAGTGCAGACGGACAGCCTGGTCAATGCCGGGAAATATATAGGTATCCTGGAACGTTTGTTAGTTTTCACCTTCATTGTAGTAAATCATTGGGAAGGCGTTGGTTTTATGATTGCCGCAAAATCGGTTTTCAGGTTCAGTGATCTGGCAGAAGCCAAACAGCGTAAGCTTACAGAATATGTATTGGTAGGAACCTTACTGAGTTTTGGGATTGCGGTACTGACCGGTGTGCTGGTTAAAATGTAA
- the purC gene encoding phosphoribosylaminoimidazolesuccinocarboxamide synthase yields the protein MTKGAMLYEGKAKQVFATDNPEQVVVRFKDDATAFNAQKRGNVDLKGEMNNAITTLIFEYLNERGIQTHFIKKLDEREQLVVKVDIIPLEMVVRNYSAGSMAQRLGVEEGIKSPVTIFDICYKKDELGDPLINDHHAVFLGAATYEELKDMYTLTARINEILIELFDKMNIILVDFKIELGKTADGTIILADEISPDTCRLWDKDTMKKLDKDRFRRDLGEVTEAYVEIYERLKKVLDK from the coding sequence ATGACAAAAGGAGCAATGTTATACGAAGGCAAAGCCAAGCAGGTTTTTGCTACCGACAATCCGGAGCAGGTAGTTGTACGCTTTAAGGACGATGCCACGGCATTCAATGCCCAAAAACGCGGTAATGTGGATCTGAAAGGCGAGATGAATAATGCCATTACCACGCTGATCTTTGAATATCTGAATGAAAGAGGAATCCAAACCCATTTCATAAAGAAACTGGACGAGCGCGAGCAGCTTGTGGTGAAGGTTGATATCATTCCGCTGGAAATGGTGGTCCGTAACTACTCGGCAGGCAGCATGGCGCAGCGCTTAGGTGTGGAGGAAGGCATTAAGTCTCCTGTGACCATCTTCGATATATGCTACAAGAAAGATGAGTTGGGAGATCCGCTTATCAACGACCACCACGCAGTGTTTCTGGGTGCAGCAACTTATGAGGAACTTAAGGATATGTACACGCTTACGGCGCGCATCAATGAAATACTGATTGAACTTTTTGACAAAATGAATATCATACTTGTTGATTTTAAGATCGAACTTGGGAAAACTGCCGACGGAACCATTATCTTGGCTGATGAAATTTCACCGGATACCTGCAGACTGTGGGATAAGGATACAATGAAGAAGCTGGACAAGGACCGTTTCCGCCGTGATTTGGGCGAGGTGACCGAGGCGTACGTAGAAATTTATGAACGACTGAAAAAAGTGCTGGATAAATAG